The window CCCTTGTAGCGATGCTCAAGCTCTCGTCTAGGAGTATGTCGTACGCCTGCTTTGCGGTCCTCCTGATGTTCCTCGGGGTCGTATTATCCTCAGCCACCCTATTAAGGATCGCCATGGCCTGCTTGAGCTTCTGCGTGTAGTCCTCACTCTTACTCGACATCACACCACCTCCAAGCATCATAGAAGGGTACTTTCAAGCCCTCTATAAACCCATAACTCGATAAAAAGGTATCTATTAAATTTTTAGTTATCTACAGAAATCTTCCTTTTTTTGACTATTTTAAGAAGGGGGGCTTTAGATATTCCCCCTTTCAGAAGAGTTCAACCCCGCCATTTCGAGACATGCTCGAGAAGGCCTCTAAGAACTCTCTAGCCTCTCAGACGCTATCGCATCCGGGTTTATAAAAATCCACAAGAGGCCAGATAATTAACTCCCACTTCAATGATGATAAGTAGATCCTACAGATTTCTCATTTTAGATTCTCAATTTTCTCCAGATAGGTATTCAGTTAGCTGTTTTAGGCTGTCTAAGAGGATACAGGGCCTATTTTGCCCCCAGGAGGCTTCGCCCAATGGTCCAGTTCGAACTCCTATGAATCTGCAACCAGCTCTCTCCGCGCATTCCATATCAATCCTGTGGTCTCCAACTAGTAGAACCTCCTCGGGTTTAAGCCCCATCATGGCTGAGGCGTGGATTAGGGCTTCGGGGTTCGGCTTAGGCTTTGGTGTCTCACCCCTTGCGAGGATGATGTCGAAGTAGTTGATCATTCCAGTCTTTTCAAGGGCCTTCAAGGCGTATGTTCGGTGGCCTCTCGTGAGCACGGCCAGCTTCAGGCCCATCTCCCTCAGCCTCTTTAGGGCCTTAGATGTCCCCTCCACCTCGACAACCGTCGGGAGGGCGTCAATCTCAGTCTCATCCATTATCTCCTCCACCTCTCTCAGTATCTCTCTCATCTCCTCCTCAGGCCTTTCTCCCCATAAACCCTCAGCCTTTCTCAAGATCTCCACCGTCGTCTCATTGGGTGATAGGTGGCCCTCGGGAACCCCCTTAGACTCCAGAAGGGAGATTATCTTCCTCTTCATCCCGAGAAAATCTATTTTTGAACTTATCAGGGTTCCATCAAGGTCGAAGACGATGCCTTTCACTCCCTTCAACTTCACACCATTCCCACCCTTCCCCGAGAGATGAAGCTTCAAGAATTTATTATTTACGTTCAATAGAAGGGGAAGCTTTTCTACTCTTTATTCTTGGGTTCTTAAGCTCCTCCTGAAGCCTATCCTCGAGGTTATTATCCTCTCCGTTGAGAATAGACGGGAGGCTATGTACAATATGATTCCTGTGAAGATGCTTATGTAGAGTATGCCTCCAACTGCTCTAAAATAGTCTCCCAAGAGAGCTGCCTTTGAGGATAGGATGCTGTGGGTGTAGGGAACCATAAGTAGTATCAACCTGAACCCTGTTGGAAGGTTCTCTAAGCCTGTGAACATCAATATGATCGCTGGTACTACGACTGGGATGACGAGAACCCCTACTAGGCTTTGAGCAGCCCGGACACTATCGGTGAAGATGGCCAGGGAGATGGCCAAGGCTAGCCCCGAGACCAATGTTATGAATATTATGCATCCGAGGAGGAGGAGCCCTAAGGGGCTGGGGCTTAGCCCAACTTCCCCGATGGGTAATGGCATCTGAGATGCGAATCTAAGGGCTGCACCCATGTAGAAGCTGAAGCCGAACATATATGCTATGGATCCGAGGATGGCAACGACTATGGAGCCCCCAAGCTTCCCTGCCAGGATGGCCAGCCTCCCTATGGGGAGGGTCATTAATGTCTCGAAGGTTTTCTGCTCCTTCTCGATCGCTATGCTCGTGGCTGCCATCTGGATAGCGAACATCAGCATAACCATCACTAGTACGGGGAGCAGGACGCTCTGAGAGATGACTAGACCGATTATCGACTGGGGTGGAGCCTCGATCAGGGAGCCCCTGACCAACGATGAATAGTGTATGGCTATTGGGCTCCTCACGGCCTCAGCCTCATAGGTGGCTCCTGCTTCGCTAAGTAGCCTCTCTATCCTGCTCAGCGAAGCCTGATAACTGTATATGTTTATGATGTTGGCTGCTGCCTCAGCCCCCAATGTCTCAGTGATTGTTAGATCCCTCAGGTTTGCATAGATCCTCACCATAGCTTTACGTCCTGAAGTGATATTAGCCGAGTGGCCTTTGGGTATATGGAGGAGGGCTGGATAGCCTCCTTTATCCAACTCGGTCAAGGCCTCTTCTAGGGATGAGGCTTCAAAGATTATGACTGTGCCGTTCTTTTCTAAAAATCCGATCAGGCTCTGAGAGGCCTCGCCCTTGTCTTCGTTATATATAGCTATTGGGGAGGATGAGGCAGCTCTAACAGCAGACTCCTGTGATACGCCTATGGCTGACCCCATTATCGGGAAGAGAATGAGGGGCATCAATATCACGCCCAGTAGGATCTTCGGATCCCTGACCAGCTCCTTAACCTCTTTGACCATAAGGGCTAGAAGAATCCTAACCAATTTTCGTCGCCTCTAGGAAGACTTGCTCCAGATTCTCGGCTCCATATCTATCCTTAAGCTCTTCTGGCTTCCCCTCCTCGATTATTATTCCCCTATCTATTAGGGCCACTTTGTCGCATAGGTACTCCACCTCCAGCATGTTGTGGCTTGAGAGGAGGACTGTTAGGCCCCCCTTCTCCACATACTCCTTTATCTTCACCCTTATGTGGTGGGCGTGTACTATGTCGAGGCCTGCTGTGGGGTCGTCTAGGATCGCGAGCCTAGGCCTCATCATAAGAGCCCTCGCTAGCAGTAGTCTCCTAGTCATACCTTTACTATAGCCCTTAATCCTCTCCCCTAGCCTTTTTCCCAACCCGGAGATCTGTATTCCCTCATCAACAATGGCGTCGATCTGGGATCCTGCGGAGTAGAACCCTGCCACGAATCTCAGGTACTCTATCCCTGACAGGTTTGGATAGGCGCCTGCATCCTCTGGAAGATATCCTATCATCTTCCTAACCTCGCTCGCCCCCTCCACAGCGTCCACTCCGAAGACCTTCACCCAGCCTTTGGTGGGTTTGATGAGGG is drawn from Candidatus Bathyarchaeota archaeon and contains these coding sequences:
- a CDS encoding ABC transporter ATP-binding protein, encoding MGIAVEASGLVKNYGRVQALRGCSFKVDEGEVFGLIGPNGAGKTTTLRIVGTLIKPTKGWVKVFGVDAVEGASEVRKMIGYLPEDAGAYPNLSGIEYLRFVAGFYSAGSQIDAIVDEGIQISGLGKRLGERIKGYSKGMTRRLLLARALMMRPRLAILDDPTAGLDIVHAHHIRVKIKEYVEKGGLTVLLSSHNMLEVEYLCDKVALIDRGIIIEEGKPEELKDRYGAENLEQVFLEATKIG
- a CDS encoding ABC transporter permease; amino-acid sequence: MVRILLALMVKEVKELVRDPKILLGVILMPLILFPIMGSAIGVSQESAVRAASSSPIAIYNEDKGEASQSLIGFLEKNGTVIIFEASSLEEALTELDKGGYPALLHIPKGHSANITSGRKAMVRIYANLRDLTITETLGAEAAANIINIYSYQASLSRIERLLSEAGATYEAEAVRSPIAIHYSSLVRGSLIEAPPQSIIGLVISQSVLLPVLVMVMLMFAIQMAATSIAIEKEQKTFETLMTLPIGRLAILAGKLGGSIVVAILGSIAYMFGFSFYMGAALRFASQMPLPIGEVGLSPSPLGLLLLGCIIFITLVSGLALAISLAIFTDSVRAAQSLVGVLVIPVVVPAIILMFTGLENLPTGFRLILLMVPYTHSILSSKAALLGDYFRAVGGILYISIFTGIILYIASRLFSTERIITSRIGFRRSLRTQE
- a CDS encoding UPF0147 family protein, producing MSSKSEDYTQKLKQAMAILNRVAEDNTTPRNIRRTAKQAYDILLDESLSIATRAANAIDLLDEISQDPNMPMYTRTRIWSAISFLEGIRD
- a CDS encoding HAD family hydrolase codes for the protein MKLKGVKGIVFDLDGTLISSKIDFLGMKRKIISLLESKGVPEGHLSPNETTVEILRKAEGLWGERPEEEMREILREVEEIMDETEIDALPTVVEVEGTSKALKRLREMGLKLAVLTRGHRTYALKALEKTGMINYFDIILARGETPKPKPNPEALIHASAMMGLKPEEVLLVGDHRIDMECAERAGCRFIGVRTGPLGEASWGQNRPCILLDSLKQLTEYLSGEN